The Parcubacteria group bacterium DNA segment GAGATTCAAAATAATATCGACGATGTTGCAGAGATGCAGGCATCTCTAACGGGATTTTTGAATAATGTGGCTCCGGAAATACTTATCAACCCTGAACGCATCGTATATACTGATGAAAAGAACGGACTTACAATCAATGGCATCATTGTTGCTGACAAGATCGTTGCTCAAGAAGTCGAGGCAGGCAAATTGACTATTACACGTAGCGGAGATGACGCCACGACAGGAACTGCGACGATTTGTCCCAAAGATATGATCGTCGATACAAGCGGTAAATGTGAGACAAATACCGACAGTGATGCAAAAGTCAGCAATGGCAAAGATCTGTTCGTAAAATCGGATTTTATAAATGAGAATGTAGCAGTGTTTATGAGTTTTGAAAATGATCCAGACACGACGAGTTGGGTCGAGAAGGTGAAATCTGATGATGGAGATGAATATACCGGTTTCAAAATTCGCTTGAGGGATGCGGTTACGGACAAAGTGGTAGTGCATTGGTGGATTGTAGATGCTCAGTAGTGTCTGGAGACATAATTTAATGACAAAAGCAATGTTAAATTTTCTCGCGTTTTACAAAAAGCGTATTATTGTGGCAATGAGCATACGGTTTTGTGTAGTAGGGAGTTTTGTCGCGTATCATCTTATCACAACACCAAACACACTCACATCCGCTCTCAGTGATCATGGAGTGGGTATGGCAGCCAAAGAAAGCTTTGCGCTTGCGCCAACGGTTGCTTTTGCTCAAAATGACAATGGTTATGAGATTGTAGATGATTCCAATACTGATTTACAAATCACATACGCCAATTATTATTCGTATTTTATACTTTCATTTTTTGGGTGTTCATAAGCAAAATATGTATAAATGTAAAATTATTTTCGGGCTCACATTCCTTTTTACGGCTATTTTTTTCTTTTGTGTTTATCACACCGTAGATGCTTTTACCTGTGGCACAGACACTGTTTCTTATGGAGGAAAAAACTACGCCACTGTTCAGATTGGCACAACACAATGTTGGTTTAGAGAAAATCTCAATGTTGGCACAAGAATTGCCGGCACTGCAATGCCTGCAGATCCTGCGCCAACTCTCGATGATCCTAGCACCGTTTCCAAATGGTGCTACAATAACACGGAAGCAAATTGTACAACAGATGGTGGACTCTATTCTTGGGCGGAAACCAATGCTCTTTCTAGTGTTTGTAACACGACAGCATGTACTCCGCCAGCTCCCAACCAAGGTATTTGTCCGACAGGGTGGCATATCCCCACTCATGATGAATATACGACTTTGGAAAGGGCAATTTGCACCTCAGGCACATGCGCCACTGATTTTCCATTTGATGTTACTTCTTTGGGTTGGCGTGGTACCAATGAAGGCTCCAAATTATCCACTTTTACTCTCAATGGAAACAATTCCAGCGGTTTCACCGGTTTGCTAGCTGGTGGTCGTTATACTGGTGGCAGTTTCTCTGATCGCGGTGCGTACACGTCCTTGTGGTCTGCGTCTGCACAGTTGGCTTCCAATGCATGGGCACGTGGACTGGGTTCAGTGCAAGCTAAAATCGATCGCAATGCCTACACCAAGACATATGGATTTACAGTTCGTTGTGTCAAGGTTATCACAACTTCCATAGTCACGACCGATGCAGTCACCTCCATCACGTCAACAACAGCCGTTGGTAATGGAATGGTCACTGATACAGGAGGAAACAATCCTACTAGATATATTGAGTGGGGTACTACTAGTGGGTCGTATTCTAATTCTTGTTCAGCTGGTGCCGGGAGTATGGGCGCATATTCATGTAGTATGACAGGTCTTTCGGTTGGCACGACATATTATGTTAGGGCAAAAGTTGTGAACTCAGCCGGCACTACCTATGGAAGCGAGACGAGTTTCGTAGTTACTGTGGGGTCTACGAGAAATACCGTCAAAACACGTGGCACAGTCAAAACTCGCGGAGATGTAAAAATGGGCAATATTGGTAACTGATAGGATATTTCTTTCGATTGCTTGATATTTGCATCAATTCTTGAGGTTTTTTATCTGAAGTGTTTATATCACAAAAAGGAATGTTCGTAATTCTTCCATCTCCTTTTATAAATATAGATGACGTGTGTGGCTCCTCTTGCGAGTCAATTCAAGATCGCATAAGATCAAAATCGGAGGAGAAGAAATTTCTCTTCCGCTTTTTTTGTTTTCCTTGACAGAATATTTTTGTATGATACTATATCTATACCTATGGTATAGGTATATAATATGATCATACTATAAAAATATGATGGACAAAAAAGCAAAGATCGCAATCGCACTCAAAAAGGCGCGCACGAGCATCGACCAAATTCTTCATGCGATGGAATTATCGGATGAAAAGAAGTGTTTTGATATCATTCAGCAAAATTTGGCGGTGATCGGACTGCTCAAGTCGGCAAACATGCTCATGTTGGAATCGCATCTGGACGCATCTGTGGAAAGTATAAAAAACATGACACCGTCAGAAAAGAAAAAAATGAGGCAAATTCGTGACGAGGTCGTACGCATCGTGCAAACGGCGCAAAATAAATAATTCATCCATATATTATATGCAGAAGAAACAGAAGGTTATTTTCATAGTGTCGATTTTTGTGGTGACGATCGCTGGCGGTGTCGCGATTTTGGGATTTCCGGAGCGGGGTGTGGCACGGCAATCGGCGGAAGAAAAGGCGTATCCTGTAAAAGCGATCGTGGCAACGGCCGGTGCTTTTGTGCCACAGGGTATGTATGGCGGTTTTGTGCAAGGAAGAGAGCAGTCGATCGTATCGCCAAAGATCAATGGACGCTTGGTAGAGATGAAAAAACATGATGGTGATGTCGTGCATAAAGGTGACACAATTGCTTTGCTCAGTGCGGATGAATTGACACAACAGGTTTTGGGCGCACAAGAGATGATCTCATCGCTCGGAGACACTCTTCAGGACACAAAAAAGTATTATGGGCAAAAGATCGATGAGACAAAAAGTGATGATACAAGCAAAGAAGCGATTTCCAGTGCAAAAAAGTTGCGAACGTTGCAAATGCAGAATGTACAAAACGGTATTGTGGAGGCGCAAAGCAATTTGCGTGTTGCACAGAGCCTTGCCAAGGAGACAATCGTTCGTGCACCGTTCGATGGTGTGATCATCCGCACATTTCAAGACGATGGTCAGATCGTCGGTTCCACGACACCGATCTTTGAGATCGCAGATCGCACAGAGATGAAGGTTGAGATATTTGTTGCACAAGATGTCATGCAATCTCTCGAGATTGGTGATCCTGTTGCGATATCAAGCGATGAAAGCGATGAAAGTGAGGAATTTTTTGCCGGTACGGTCACGGCTGTCGGTTTGCGCGCGCAAAGTAGCGGGCAACAGGCGCGGATTACCGTGCGGGTTGATGATCCTACACATGTGCAATTGGGACAATATGTGACGGTTCGTTTACCGCAAGATGATGTGCGCGATGATGTGATCATGGTGCCGGAAAATGCTATCGTACAAAAATATGATGACATGTTCGTTTTTGTGGTGGAAGATGATGTGGCGGTACAAAAAAAAGTAACACTCGGCGCGACAGGTGACGATATGGTGGAGATCGCCTCGGGTATTTCTGCGGGAGATCGTGTAATTGTGGAGGGGATGTATACAATCAAAGATCGTTATCATGTACATATTTATGAATGATATGAAAAATCTCCCACAAATACGCCTTGGCATTGCCGGACGTTTAACACAACTTTTTTTGCACAACACGGTGTTGTCGATCTTGTCGATTGCTGTGATCGTGGTGTGGGGTGTTGTGTCTTTTGTGATCATGCCAAAACAGTATAATCCGGAAATTGTCGCACCGGCATTTGTGATCACAACCGATTATCCCAACGCAACCAGTCATGATGTCTATGAACAGATCACACGACCGATGGAGGACAAAATTGCAGAATTGAAAAATATCGATGGGATTGCATCACAAAGTCTCCCTGGTGGGCGAAGTATCGTCACTGTAAAATTTGAGATTGGCTCAGATCAGGGGGATGCAAAGATCGCACTCAATCAGAAATTGCAAGACAACATGATGCTCAAACCGCTCGGTGCGCAGGATCCGATGATCCAGTCGATCGATCCTGATGACGTGCCAATCGTTGATATCGGTCTATCATCGCACGTTTATGGTGAGAGTTCTTTGCGGAAGATGGCTTTTGATGTTGCTGATGAGCTAAAACAGGTGGAAGGTGTGTCAAAGGTTGATGTGGTCGGTGGACGTACGCAACAATTGTCCGTTATGCCACGCAGTACGCAATTGGCTGCACATCAGATTTCCATGCAGGAGATCATGGCGACAATTGCGTCGGCAAACGGCGTCTATACATCTGATATGATCACAGGAGATCAGCGAAATTTTGTGGTGAATGTGTCCGGTACCATCACATCGCCACAGGATGCTGCACAGCTCATCGTGCGAGAAGAAAATGGCGCTTTTGTACGATTGGGGGATGTCGCGGAGATCGCATACGATACGGGTGAAATCACAAATTATATCGATCTCACGGATAAAAACGGTGAACAACCGATCGTGCATATTGCATTGGCAAAACTCAAAGGCACAAATGCAACAACTGTTTCAGATGGCATCAAAGAAAAACTTGAGACATTGCATGGCTCGGTGATTCCGTCAGATGTAGCAACGGTGTTTTTGCGTGATGAGGGAGAGGTTGCTCAAAATGAGATCAGCAAATTGACATTCGATCTGATCAAATCCATTGTGATTGTCGCGGTGTTACTTATGGTCTTTTTGGGCGTACGTAACTCGATGGTGGCTGCTGTATCTATCCCGCTTGTTTTACTGGTTGTCTTTGGTATGGGTCTGCTCTTTGGACAAACGGTTAATCGTATTACACTTTTTGCACTTATTTTATCGTTGGGACTTTTGGTCGACGATGCAATCGTCGTGATCGAAAACATTGCGCGATATTTCCGCTTGTATCCCGGAGAAGATAAGAAAAAAGTGATCGTTTCCGCTGTGAATGAGGTTGGCTCCGCATTATCGCTCTCGACCGTAACAATGGCATTGGCGTTTGTGCCGATGGCGTTTGTCACCGGCATGATGGGTCCATACATGGGTCCGATCCCATTCTTTGTACCAGTCGCACTTTTGGCGTCACTTGTGCTTTCTGGTTCGATTAATCCGTTTCTTGCACTTCTTTTTACAAAACAAAAAACACGTCATACAGAAAATATCTTTTTGCGCGGTTTTGGTGTGATGGAAAAAAGATACGCGCAATGCGTCGCATTTTTGCTTGCAGAAAAAAAACGATATCGCATGGTGATCATCGGTGTAGCGGTTATTTTTCTGTTTTCGATCATTTTGCCTTTTACGCCACTTGTGCCGTTTCGCATGTTGCCAAAAGCGGATCGTGACCAGTTTTATGTGTATCTCGATCTGCCAAGTAGTGCCACAAGTGAGCAAACGCGATCCGCGACGCGTTTTGTGACGCAATCGCTTTTGTACGATCAATTTGTAGAAAATGTGGAAAGCTTTTCAGGGGAGGCACCTGTAGAGGACTTTAACGGTTTGTTTCGGGGGAGCGCGCAACGCATATATGAAAATCAATCAACGATCAGAGTAAATCTCACGTCACATGAGGAGCGTAAGCGCACATCGGAAGAAATTGCGCAGGATTTTCGTGTGCGTGCGCAAGAAATCATAACGCAATACCCGGACCTCTCTGTGCGTATTGTAGAGGATCCGCCGGGACCGCCTGTTCTCGCAACGTTTTTGGTCAAAGTGACGGGAGATGATGATAAAGTTCGTGAGCGCATTACGGATGATCTGTTGATGCGTGTGAGAAAGATTTCCGGCATCGATGATATTGACGTGTCCACGCCGGATCATATACTCAACTATACATACAAGATCAACACGGATAAGGCGCAACAGCTCGGTGTTGCGCCGGCAGTAATTGCATCAACATTGCATACGGCACTTACGGGGTCTGTCGCCGGTATCTATTATCATAACGATGATGTATCGCGTCACGCCGAACAGGAGTATATTATTGTGCGATTGCCACGTGATGATCGTGATACAAAAGATGTTTTGTCAACATTATCTGTCGCAACTGCACAGGGTGCACAGGTAGGTATTATGGAATTTTTGGAAAAGACGGATGCTTCTTTTGATGTGCCGATCGTGACAGATGAACGCCGTGTCACGACATATGTTTCCGGTGAAATGGTGGGACGTAGTGTGGTTTATGCGTCAATTGATCTCTTATCGCAATTGCGCACATATCATATACCTGATGGTGACAGTCGTTTGACACACTGGTCGCTTTTTGGCGCGGAATATGAGGATGTGACGAGTGGAAAAAAATACCACATCATGATCGACGGGGAATGGAAATTGACATTGGAAGTGTTTCGCGATCTGGGCATTGCGATGGGCGTGGCGATCTTTATGATCTATTTTGTGCTTGCGGGCAAGATTCGGTCGCTTTTTATCCCATTGCTTATTATGGTCAGTATCCCGCTTGGTTTTATTGGTGTGTTTCCCGGATTTGCAATACTCTTTCTTATCAAGGGGACATATTTTAATGCAACGTCAATGATTGGGATCATCGCGCTTTCTGGGTTATCGGTAAAAAATGCCGTGATCTTTTTGGAGTATCTCGAACCGTTGCGTGCGACGGGACATGATTTGCGCACGGCTCTTGTGGAGACGGGGCGCATTCGTTTATTGCCGATCATCCTCACATCGCTTACGGCAATCCTCGGTTCATTGACGATCATTTCCGACCCTGTGTGGGAAGGATTGGCATGGGCGTTGATCTTTGGATTGACGGTGTCAACGATCTTGACGCTTGTGATCTTTCCGCTCATGTATTATGCGATCATGAAGGACAGATGGCAAAATAATGCGCAAAAATAACATTTTTTGCATTGAATTTGGGTGGCATGTGTGATATAGTGGTGCATAGACTTTACATTTCATGATTTTTACTATGGGAATTATCGATTTTATCATTCATATTGATGTGCATTTGGGTGAATTGATCGCGCAGTATGGCAGTGTAACATACGGTATTTTATTTGCGATTATTTTCGCGGAAACGGGATTGGTGTTCACACCATTTTTACCGGGGGATTCGCTTTTGTTTGCGGCGGGTATGTTTGCAGCAAATGGTTCATTTGATCCGCTTTTTTTGGCGGGACTGCTTATGGTTGCAACGCTGTCGGGGGACAACGTCAATTATTGGGTTGGACGTTATTTTGGGCAAAAGATCGTAAACAACAAGGTTATTCCAATCAAACAAGCGCATATCGACAAAACACAAGCATTTATGGATAGGTATGGTGGCAAAACGATCTTTCTCGCACGCTTCATGCCGATCGTGCGTACATTTGCACCGTTTGTTGCCGGTACGGGCAAAATGGAGTATCGCAAGTTTCTGCTTTTTAGCATTGCCGGCTGTGTCACATGGGTGTGTGGATTTGTATTTACGGGATATTTTTTCGGCAATATTCCGGTCGTGCACGATAACTTTTCTCTGGTTGTGATGGGCATTATTGTTCTTTCTGTAACACCTGCACTGTTTGAATTTGTCAAAAATATGATCAAAAAATATCGCACGAAAACTACTTCATGATATAATAAATGCGCATAATCATTAAGAAAAATATTATGGCAGAAGAAAAGCAAAAACACTATCGTATGTGTGTGGGGTACTGGCATATCCCGCGAGCAGTCTATTTGATTGGAGGATTTTTGATCTTTGCATCGGTTTTTCTTGCATTGGTTTTTGATGAAAAGTGGCTCTATCTCACCCTCTTTGTCGGGTTCATGTTCATGAGTTTTGCGCTTACGGGATATTGTCCAATGGCAATTCTCTTGGATAAAATAGGCTTGCGACGGGAATAAAAATATTTTATTGTAAAAAAATAATAAAAATGCAACATATCATGTTTATGTGACGGCTTTTTTGTGTTATGCTAAAAGGAGTAAAATAAAAATATGCCGAAAAAATCAACGATTACATTTTATGGCGGTGCGGGGTTTGTTACGGGGGCGAACTTTCTTTTTGATACGGGGGAGCGGAAGATCTTGATCGATTGTGGATTGCAACAAGAAGGCACGGGATGTTATCTCAAGGACAATGAATTTCACTACGATCCGGACTCGGTGGATTTTTTGATCGTGACACATGCGCATGCGGATCATATTGGCAAGATTCCCAAGCTGGTCCGTGATGGTTTTCGCGGGACAATCTATTCTACACCGGCGACCAAAGATCTCTCGGCTGTGATGTTGGATGATGCGTTGCGCATCTTGACAGACGATGCAGATGAGATTGGCTGTGAGCCGCTTTATAGTCGCAGTGACGTCATTCAAGCGCTTTCGCAGTGGCGCACGATCGAATATCATCATCAATTTACGGTAGGAGACGGGGTATTGATCGAGTTTCTGGATGCGGGGCATATCTTGGGCAGTGCAATGGTGTCATGTGAGCGCGACGGGTGCAAGATCATTTTTACGGGAGATCTGGGTAATTCACCGGAATTGATCTTGCCGGACACGGAAAAAATTCATGGTGCTCATTATCTCCTCATGGAGAGTGTGTACGGTGATCGCAATCATGAAAATCGACAGGATCGCACAGAGCGTTTGGCGCAAGCTCTGCGAGATAATTATAAACGTGGTGGCACATTGCTTATCCCGACGTTCGCACTACAACGCGCACAAATCCTCCTTTATGAGATCAACAGGCTTGTGGAACACAAACGTGTGCCGGAAATGCCGGTGTATTTTGATGCGCCACTTGCACAGCGAGTTACAGATATTTTTCGACGGTATAAAAAATTGTACAATACGAGAGTACAAGCAGAAATTGCACGCGGTGATGACATCTTTGATTTTCCACGTTTTGTCAGTGTGAAGAATATCTCAGAGTCTCTGGCATTGGACAAAAAGAGCGGACCAAAAATTGTGATCGCAAGCTCCGGTATGTCCAACGGAGGACGTATCCGATTGCATGAGAAGAAATTATTGGAAGGAAAAAAGAATACGATTCTTTTTATCGGCTATCAGGCTTTCGGGACGCTTGGACGGGAGATTTCGGAACAAAAGAAAAAGAAAGTGTATATCGATGGAACATGGGTGCGCGTGCGGGCAAAGGTTGATATGATTCAGGGATATTCGGGGCATAGAGACAGTAACAATCTGGTTGCTTTTGTGGGGGATAGCGCGGATACGTTGGAAAAAATCTTTGTTGTCATGGGTGAGCCGGCAT contains these protein-coding regions:
- a CDS encoding efflux RND transporter periplasmic adaptor subunit, giving the protein MQKKQKVIFIVSIFVVTIAGGVAILGFPERGVARQSAEEKAYPVKAIVATAGAFVPQGMYGGFVQGREQSIVSPKINGRLVEMKKHDGDVVHKGDTIALLSADELTQQVLGAQEMISSLGDTLQDTKKYYGQKIDETKSDDTSKEAISSAKKLRTLQMQNVQNGIVEAQSNLRVAQSLAKETIVRAPFDGVIIRTFQDDGQIVGSTTPIFEIADRTEMKVEIFVAQDVMQSLEIGDPVAISSDESDESEEFFAGTVTAVGLRAQSSGQQARITVRVDDPTHVQLGQYVTVRLPQDDVRDDVIMVPENAIVQKYDDMFVFVVEDDVAVQKKVTLGATGDDMVEIASGISAGDRVIVEGMYTIKDRYHVHIYE
- a CDS encoding MBL fold metallo-hydrolase gives rise to the protein MPKKSTITFYGGAGFVTGANFLFDTGERKILIDCGLQQEGTGCYLKDNEFHYDPDSVDFLIVTHAHADHIGKIPKLVRDGFRGTIYSTPATKDLSAVMLDDALRILTDDADEIGCEPLYSRSDVIQALSQWRTIEYHHQFTVGDGVLIEFLDAGHILGSAMVSCERDGCKIIFTGDLGNSPELILPDTEKIHGAHYLLMESVYGDRNHENRQDRTERLAQALRDNYKRGGTLLIPTFALQRAQILLYEINRLVEHKRVPEMPVYFDAPLAQRVTDIFRRYKKLYNTRVQAEIARGDDIFDFPRFVSVKNISESLALDKKSGPKIVIASSGMSNGGRIRLHEKKLLEGKKNTILFIGYQAFGTLGREISEQKKKKVYIDGTWVRVRAKVDMIQGYSGHRDSNNLVAFVGDSADTLEKIFVVMGEPASAQHLAQKLRDRYKIDTKASREGDVEEIDF
- a CDS encoding DedA family protein, producing the protein MGIIDFIIHIDVHLGELIAQYGSVTYGILFAIIFAETGLVFTPFLPGDSLLFAAGMFAANGSFDPLFLAGLLMVATLSGDNVNYWVGRYFGQKIVNNKVIPIKQAHIDKTQAFMDRYGGKTIFLARFMPIVRTFAPFVAGTGKMEYRKFLLFSIAGCVTWVCGFVFTGYFFGNIPVVHDNFSLVVMGIIVLSVTPALFEFVKNMIKKYRTKTTS
- a CDS encoding efflux RND transporter permease subunit, which produces MKNLPQIRLGIAGRLTQLFLHNTVLSILSIAVIVVWGVVSFVIMPKQYNPEIVAPAFVITTDYPNATSHDVYEQITRPMEDKIAELKNIDGIASQSLPGGRSIVTVKFEIGSDQGDAKIALNQKLQDNMMLKPLGAQDPMIQSIDPDDVPIVDIGLSSHVYGESSLRKMAFDVADELKQVEGVSKVDVVGGRTQQLSVMPRSTQLAAHQISMQEIMATIASANGVYTSDMITGDQRNFVVNVSGTITSPQDAAQLIVREENGAFVRLGDVAEIAYDTGEITNYIDLTDKNGEQPIVHIALAKLKGTNATTVSDGIKEKLETLHGSVIPSDVATVFLRDEGEVAQNEISKLTFDLIKSIVIVAVLLMVFLGVRNSMVAAVSIPLVLLVVFGMGLLFGQTVNRITLFALILSLGLLVDDAIVVIENIARYFRLYPGEDKKKVIVSAVNEVGSALSLSTVTMALAFVPMAFVTGMMGPYMGPIPFFVPVALLASLVLSGSINPFLALLFTKQKTRHTENIFLRGFGVMEKRYAQCVAFLLAEKKRYRMVIIGVAVIFLFSIILPFTPLVPFRMLPKADRDQFYVYLDLPSSATSEQTRSATRFVTQSLLYDQFVENVESFSGEAPVEDFNGLFRGSAQRIYENQSTIRVNLTSHEERKRTSEEIAQDFRVRAQEIITQYPDLSVRIVEDPPGPPVLATFLVKVTGDDDKVRERITDDLLMRVRKISGIDDIDVSTPDHILNYTYKINTDKAQQLGVAPAVIASTLHTALTGSVAGIYYHNDDVSRHAEQEYIIVRLPRDDRDTKDVLSTLSVATAQGAQVGIMEFLEKTDASFDVPIVTDERRVTTYVSGEMVGRSVVYASIDLLSQLRTYHIPDGDSRLTHWSLFGAEYEDVTSGKKYHIMIDGEWKLTLEVFRDLGIAMGVAIFMIYFVLAGKIRSLFIPLLIMVSIPLGFIGVFPGFAILFLIKGTYFNATSMIGIIALSGLSVKNAVIFLEYLEPLRATGHDLRTALVETGRIRLLPIILTSLTAILGSLTIISDPVWEGLAWALIFGLTVSTILTLVIFPLMYYAIMKDRWQNNAQK
- a CDS encoding metal-sensing transcriptional repressor, producing the protein MMDKKAKIAIALKKARTSIDQILHAMELSDEKKCFDIIQQNLAVIGLLKSANMLMLESHLDASVESIKNMTPSEKKKMRQIRDEVVRIVQTAQNK
- a CDS encoding DUF2892 domain-containing protein produces the protein MAEEKQKHYRMCVGYWHIPRAVYLIGGFLIFASVFLALVFDEKWLYLTLFVGFMFMSFALTGYCPMAILLDKIGLRRE
- a CDS encoding FISUMP domain-containing protein — encoded protein: MYKCKIIFGLTFLFTAIFFFCVYHTVDAFTCGTDTVSYGGKNYATVQIGTTQCWFRENLNVGTRIAGTAMPADPAPTLDDPSTVSKWCYNNTEANCTTDGGLYSWAETNALSSVCNTTACTPPAPNQGICPTGWHIPTHDEYTTLERAICTSGTCATDFPFDVTSLGWRGTNEGSKLSTFTLNGNNSSGFTGLLAGGRYTGGSFSDRGAYTSLWSASAQLASNAWARGLGSVQAKIDRNAYTKTYGFTVRCVKVITTSIVTTDAVTSITSTTAVGNGMVTDTGGNNPTRYIEWGTTSGSYSNSCSAGAGSMGAYSCSMTGLSVGTTYYVRAKVVNSAGTTYGSETSFVVTVGSTRNTVKTRGTVKTRGDVKMGNIGN